One window of Mycolicibacterium rufum genomic DNA carries:
- a CDS encoding IS110 family transposase has translation MVSAFTCTTTGRTCANASPSRSTCRPVRPWWLRGLDRPARAAPPVSAASAEMRFRARPAHCSVNLRIEGDLTAMNQDSPDGASRFWCGIDWGGRSHYLCVLDDRGGQLLSRKIAHTVDGLTILVEVIASLTGSVRIAIERAEGLLVEHLQQHCSAEIYCVSPKISARARERYRMAAAKSDEFDAYVLADTLRHQYAQWRPLAVASPVLAELIAVSRDRQRILDMQVDTENRLRSILEAYHPAPLHLFSSLDRDITLAFIRTFPTPAQASRVTTRRMGGFTGRHGYSGRQKPETLIARMQPHLLSASEGTVAGKALAAKAFTEQLALLNTHLRAHDKRLGELLDMHPDTPIFTSFPGIGPVTAGVLISEMGEQRSRFPSAPSLLAETGLAPVTKASGRTRQVRFRYAANRRMRHAIDWWMFVAVREDPWSADIYEHARAAGQPHHRALRGLGARWCRILWRCWHDHTLYDPVIHHRTTAA, from the coding sequence ATGGTCTCGGCGTTCACCTGCACCACCACGGGCAGGACCTGTGCAAACGCGTCACCTTCGAGGTCCACATGCAGACCTGTCCGCCCGTGGTGGCTGCGGGGCTTGGACCGGCCAGCGAGAGCAGCACCACCGGTATCAGCGGCGAGTGCCGAGATGAGGTTCCGGGCACGCCCCGCACATTGCAGCGTGAATCTTCGGATCGAAGGGGATCTGACTGCAATGAATCAGGATAGTCCGGACGGTGCAAGTCGTTTCTGGTGCGGCATTGATTGGGGCGGACGCTCCCATTACCTCTGCGTCCTCGACGACCGCGGCGGGCAGCTTCTCAGCCGAAAGATCGCGCACACCGTCGACGGTTTGACGATATTGGTCGAGGTGATCGCCTCACTGACTGGCTCGGTGCGTATCGCCATCGAACGCGCCGAGGGCTTGCTTGTCGAGCATCTGCAACAGCACTGTAGCGCTGAAATCTATTGCGTGTCACCGAAGATCTCGGCGCGTGCACGTGAACGGTATCGGATGGCGGCGGCCAAGTCCGACGAGTTCGATGCCTACGTTTTGGCCGACACGTTGCGTCACCAATATGCCCAGTGGCGGCCGTTGGCTGTTGCGTCGCCGGTATTGGCCGAGCTGATCGCGGTCAGCCGGGATCGTCAGCGCATCCTGGATATGCAGGTGGATACCGAAAATCGGCTGCGGTCGATCTTGGAGGCCTACCACCCCGCACCTTTGCACCTGTTCTCCTCGTTGGACCGTGACATCACCCTGGCGTTCATCCGGACCTTTCCCACTCCCGCGCAGGCGAGCAGGGTCACGACGAGACGAATGGGTGGATTCACCGGCCGACACGGCTACAGTGGCCGGCAGAAACCTGAGACGCTCATCGCCCGGATGCAGCCTCATCTGTTGTCGGCCAGTGAAGGAACCGTCGCCGGTAAAGCGTTGGCGGCCAAAGCATTCACAGAACAGCTCGCGCTACTCAACACTCACCTGCGAGCCCACGACAAGCGGCTGGGCGAGTTGCTCGACATGCACCCGGACACTCCGATCTTCACCAGCTTCCCTGGTATCGGTCCCGTCACCGCCGGCGTATTAATCTCCGAAATGGGTGAACAGCGCAGCCGTTTCCCATCGGCGCCGTCGTTGTTGGCCGAGACCGGCTTGGCTCCGGTCACCAAGGCCTCCGGGCGCACCCGTCAGGTGAGGTTCCGCTACGCCGCCAACCGGCGAATGCGCCACGCCATCGACTGGTGGATGTTCGTCGCCGTCCGTGAGGACCCATGGTCGGCCGACATCTACGAACACGCCCGCGCCGCCGGCCAACCACACCACCGCGCTCTGCGTGGCCTGGGTGCGCGCTGGTGCCGCATTCTGTGGCGCTGCTGGCACGATCACACCCTCTACGACCCGGTCATCCACCACCGCACCACCGCGGCATAG
- the mobF gene encoding MobF family relaxase — protein MGLHKLTAGDGYTYLLRQVAVADGTDLGRASLTDYYSSKGETPGQWIGSGLAALGRPVSRDPNNPLVADLWGVPNGSEVTEDQMKALFGEGLHPNATRITEHLTGIGLWVDGAHAAAKLGRPFRLGANENEFTRRLRGAYGQHNDILGRATNAPLDAGVRAEIRTTVAAQMFAEHYGRAHLDDRELTGFTARLSRIDTTAVAGYDLTFTPVKSVSALWALAPLEVAKAIEECHHKAVADTLAYLESQACFTRMGTNGVAQVDADGFIAAAFDHRDSRAGDPNLHTHVAVSNKVQAIGADGIPRWLALDGQPLYKAKVSASELYNTLCEANLIAELGVNFANDTPEPGKRPVREIVGMSPELITVWSSRRAAIEHRVGALAKDFQQQHGREPSAVEMLALSQQATLETRAAKHEPRSLAEQRHQWRTEAIEALGGHRHVDAMVAAVTSGRAPRERVIITDDWVAEQAANVITTVSAARSTWQISHVRAEVSRVLRYTGCHDTPALSERLVTAALDERSIALTSTADTEMNEPDVLRRRDGASVYTRHDTTVYTSADILAAERRILHAASLSGGHVVDDGSITLALLQAHAEYGVALNDGQQTLLRDMATSGARVQLALAPAGTGKTTAMAPLAAAWANSGGTVIGLAPTAAAAEVLAADLGAPTDTIDKLVQLSGRSGGPPPAADDPARAWFDHIGPSTLIVVDEAGMASTAGLDAVIAHALAHGASVRLIGDDKQLASVAAGGVLRDIVATHGALTLSDVVRFTDPVIGGAEGAASLALRDGDPTAIAFYLDHGRVHVGAEHVAADMAYQSWSAAVAADRDALLIAPTNELVAELNERARLDRLRRHPHPNNTRTVTLSDGLTASVGDWILTRSNARWLHIPGGGWVKNGHRWVITDIDATGTVSVSRLTGSDTQSVVRLPARYVATNTTLGYARTINGAQGSTARHECHVVGSDTLTREQLYVALTRGKAENHIYFSTSEADPHAILTPKATHPPTAVDILSAILRRDGAQVSAHSAQRADADPFTRLARATDMYTDALSSAAEQLAGTGTMAGIDAAATALRADLTAAEAWPVLRRNLALLALDGHDPQQALAHAARRGLDNTGDPAAVLDWRLPTPDDSALDIVGPLRWLPSIPAALQDDSAWSRYLSARSTLVEDIADQIREQARAWTPATAPVWARPLVGQRPRLLAEIAVFRAAHDVDPADTRITGPTQHANRSASFQAMLHQRLDTALVTGGAGAKRWRTLAERIDPTLPADPFWPRLATHLDQAARAGVDVTALVDDAMSRHGVLPDELPAAALWWRLAGTLSPATLDASNTRLRPPWTAELHRVLGSSAAETITADPAWPALVAAVNASDWPPADLLSAAAEYLLDALDDDAIRPDEYARVLTYRVELLTQYAGEAHADIPHPADSLGDPLTTAPHHPVGLGDHDEPGHDDWFDYHSENDDSLGDLDFYSLLTERPALTPDLDIDVAELRDRRAAAKARARTLAEAVLSYQGGPAEQAAADELIALHRRHVEQRPLQHDLAHAHADWITAAAAAEAQRHRMSELEKLITRAERDGHHDLAQAYRERRGDLAVDAADLDAGARRAGAERDAAAERLHALAGGPQGVVTAEDIEARRTIAVHADLAALAAARADAAELDNQLYRAEARTARTFAEHPERDRELTRAAAMITERDLMVLRAEVDFVEAAGSRSPATVYPPPAHGWEDLDDPTRAAVETITASMQSVHVLTLGPDADKHAALSAIQAAATGKGRNVLAMPATDTATAFADHHPYATKVTDPAATRDRLETGRWSIRAGQLVVIDDADHLDPDQLRYFTEHAARSNTKLLLVCTPTESRTPAHSLVDALADNLPWAQRIGTPTVDRATAIDRARTHLTDHEPATAHDRDAAELLARRDTLTATQHAQFKPRLHTHDHSREHGLDHGLDLWKSSELPASSTCGTVEITVFPVLTR, from the coding sequence ATGGGCCTCCACAAACTGACCGCCGGAGACGGGTACACCTACCTGCTCCGGCAGGTCGCCGTCGCCGACGGCACCGACCTCGGTCGCGCCAGCCTCACCGACTACTACTCCTCCAAGGGCGAAACCCCCGGACAGTGGATCGGCAGCGGCCTGGCCGCCCTGGGGCGACCGGTCAGCCGCGACCCCAACAACCCACTCGTCGCCGACCTCTGGGGAGTCCCCAACGGCTCCGAAGTCACCGAAGACCAGATGAAGGCCCTCTTCGGTGAAGGGCTCCATCCCAACGCCACCCGCATCACCGAACACCTCACCGGCATCGGCCTGTGGGTCGACGGCGCGCACGCCGCCGCCAAGCTCGGCCGCCCATTCCGACTGGGCGCCAACGAAAACGAATTCACCCGCCGCCTACGCGGCGCCTACGGCCAGCACAACGACATCCTGGGCCGCGCCACCAACGCCCCCCTCGACGCCGGTGTACGCGCCGAGATCCGCACCACCGTCGCCGCGCAGATGTTCGCCGAGCACTACGGCCGCGCCCATCTCGACGACCGGGAGCTCACCGGATTCACCGCCCGACTGTCCCGCATCGACACCACCGCCGTCGCCGGCTACGACCTGACCTTCACCCCCGTGAAGTCGGTGTCTGCGCTATGGGCGCTGGCCCCGCTGGAAGTCGCCAAGGCCATCGAGGAGTGTCACCACAAAGCCGTCGCCGACACCTTGGCGTACCTCGAGTCTCAGGCCTGCTTTACCCGTATGGGCACCAACGGCGTCGCCCAAGTCGACGCCGACGGATTCATCGCCGCGGCGTTCGATCACCGCGACTCCCGCGCAGGCGACCCGAACCTGCACACCCACGTCGCGGTGAGCAACAAGGTGCAGGCCATCGGCGCCGACGGAATCCCCCGCTGGCTGGCACTGGACGGTCAACCGCTCTACAAGGCCAAGGTGTCGGCATCGGAGTTGTACAACACGCTGTGCGAGGCCAACCTGATCGCCGAACTGGGCGTCAACTTCGCCAACGACACCCCCGAGCCGGGCAAGCGACCGGTCCGCGAAATCGTTGGAATGTCACCGGAACTGATCACCGTGTGGTCCTCACGGCGGGCCGCCATCGAGCACCGCGTCGGAGCGCTCGCCAAGGACTTCCAGCAGCAGCACGGCCGCGAACCCAGTGCGGTGGAAATGCTGGCGCTGTCCCAGCAGGCGACCCTGGAAACGCGTGCGGCCAAGCACGAACCACGGTCGTTGGCAGAGCAGCGCCACCAGTGGCGGACCGAAGCCATCGAGGCCTTGGGGGGTCACCGCCACGTGGACGCAATGGTCGCCGCAGTGACCTCCGGGCGGGCCCCACGCGAACGCGTCATCATCACCGACGACTGGGTCGCCGAGCAGGCCGCCAACGTGATCACCACGGTCTCCGCGGCGCGGTCGACGTGGCAGATCAGCCACGTCCGCGCCGAGGTGTCACGGGTACTGCGCTACACCGGCTGCCACGACACGCCAGCGCTGTCGGAGCGCCTCGTCACAGCCGCGCTCGACGAACGCAGCATCGCGTTGACGAGCACCGCCGACACCGAGATGAACGAGCCCGACGTGCTGCGCCGACGCGACGGCGCCAGCGTCTACACCCGCCACGACACCACCGTCTACACCAGCGCCGACATCCTGGCCGCCGAGCGTCGAATCCTGCACGCCGCAAGCCTGTCCGGAGGACACGTCGTCGACGACGGCAGCATCACCCTGGCCCTACTCCAAGCCCACGCCGAATACGGCGTGGCACTCAACGACGGCCAACAAACCCTGCTGCGCGACATGGCCACCTCCGGTGCCCGCGTCCAGCTCGCGCTAGCACCCGCCGGCACCGGCAAGACCACGGCCATGGCGCCGCTGGCCGCAGCGTGGGCCAACAGCGGAGGCACCGTGATCGGCCTCGCCCCGACCGCTGCGGCCGCCGAAGTCCTGGCGGCCGACCTGGGCGCACCGACTGACACCATCGACAAACTCGTCCAGCTCTCCGGCCGCAGCGGTGGTCCCCCACCAGCAGCAGACGACCCCGCCCGCGCCTGGTTCGACCACATCGGACCGAGCACCTTGATCGTGGTCGACGAAGCCGGCATGGCGTCGACCGCGGGGCTGGATGCAGTGATCGCCCACGCCCTGGCCCACGGTGCCAGCGTGCGTCTCATCGGCGACGACAAGCAGCTCGCCTCGGTCGCCGCGGGCGGGGTGCTGCGCGACATCGTGGCCACCCACGGCGCCCTCACGCTGTCGGACGTGGTGCGCTTCACTGACCCTGTGATTGGGGGCGCCGAAGGCGCTGCCAGCCTCGCGCTGCGTGACGGCGACCCCACCGCCATCGCCTTCTACCTCGACCACGGCCGCGTGCACGTCGGGGCCGAACACGTCGCCGCCGACATGGCCTACCAGTCATGGTCGGCCGCCGTCGCCGCCGACCGCGATGCCCTACTGATCGCCCCCACCAACGAACTGGTCGCCGAACTCAACGAACGCGCCCGCCTGGACCGGTTGCGCCGTCACCCGCACCCCAACAACACCCGCACCGTCACCCTGTCCGACGGCTTGACTGCCAGCGTCGGAGACTGGATTCTCACCCGCAGCAACGCCCGCTGGCTACACATCCCCGGCGGCGGCTGGGTGAAGAACGGACACCGCTGGGTCATCACCGACATCGACGCCACGGGCACCGTCTCGGTGTCGCGGCTCACCGGGTCCGACACCCAATCCGTCGTCCGGCTGCCCGCCCGCTACGTCGCCACCAACACCACCCTCGGCTACGCACGCACCATCAACGGCGCCCAAGGATCGACCGCGCGCCACGAATGCCACGTCGTCGGTTCGGACACCCTGACCCGTGAGCAGCTCTACGTCGCACTCACCCGCGGCAAGGCCGAGAACCACATCTACTTCTCCACCAGCGAAGCCGACCCGCACGCCATCCTCACCCCCAAGGCGACGCACCCCCCGACGGCCGTGGACATCCTCTCGGCCATCCTGCGCCGCGACGGTGCGCAGGTCTCCGCCCACAGTGCTCAGCGCGCCGATGCCGACCCGTTCACCCGTTTGGCCCGGGCGACCGACATGTACACCGACGCTCTGTCCAGTGCCGCCGAGCAGCTCGCCGGCACCGGCACCATGGCCGGCATCGACGCGGCCGCCACCGCGCTGCGCGCCGACCTTACTGCCGCCGAAGCGTGGCCCGTCCTGCGCCGCAATCTCGCCCTGCTGGCGCTGGACGGACACGACCCGCAACAGGCCCTCGCGCACGCCGCCCGCCGCGGACTCGACAACACCGGCGACCCCGCCGCAGTGCTCGACTGGCGCCTGCCCACCCCCGACGACAGTGCCCTGGATATCGTCGGACCGCTGCGCTGGCTGCCCTCCATTCCTGCCGCACTGCAGGACGATTCAGCGTGGTCGCGATACCTGTCCGCGCGCTCGACCCTCGTCGAAGACATCGCCGACCAGATCCGCGAACAAGCCCGCGCCTGGACCCCGGCGACAGCCCCGGTATGGGCGCGCCCGCTGGTCGGTCAGCGCCCCAGACTGCTCGCCGAGATCGCGGTGTTCCGCGCCGCCCACGACGTCGACCCCGCCGACACCCGCATCACTGGGCCCACCCAGCACGCCAACCGCTCCGCGTCGTTCCAAGCGATGCTGCACCAGCGCCTCGACACCGCCCTGGTCACCGGCGGTGCCGGGGCCAAGCGGTGGCGAACGCTGGCCGAGCGGATCGACCCGACCCTGCCCGCCGACCCGTTCTGGCCCCGATTGGCCACCCACCTCGATCAGGCCGCGCGCGCCGGAGTCGACGTCACCGCCCTGGTCGACGACGCCATGAGTCGCCACGGGGTGTTGCCGGACGAGCTGCCCGCCGCCGCCCTGTGGTGGCGGCTGGCCGGCACACTGTCCCCGGCCACCCTCGACGCCTCCAACACCCGCCTGCGGCCGCCGTGGACCGCTGAGCTGCACCGCGTCCTGGGCAGCTCGGCCGCCGAGACCATCACCGCCGACCCCGCCTGGCCGGCGCTGGTCGCCGCCGTCAACGCCTCGGACTGGCCGCCGGCCGATCTGCTGTCCGCAGCCGCGGAATACCTCCTCGACGCCCTCGACGACGACGCGATTCGCCCCGACGAGTACGCCCGCGTGCTCACCTACCGCGTCGAGCTGCTCACCCAATACGCCGGCGAAGCCCACGCCGACATCCCCCACCCCGCCGACAGCCTGGGTGACCCCCTCACCACCGCGCCGCACCACCCCGTCGGCCTCGGCGACCACGACGAGCCCGGCCACGACGACTGGTTCGACTACCACTCCGAGAACGACGACAGCCTCGGTGACCTCGACTTCTACTCACTGCTCACCGAGCGCCCCGCGCTGACCCCCGACCTCGACATCGACGTCGCCGAGCTGCGAGACCGCCGCGCCGCGGCGAAAGCCCGAGCCCGCACCTTGGCCGAAGCGGTGCTGTCCTACCAGGGCGGACCCGCCGAACAGGCCGCCGCCGACGAACTCATCGCCCTGCACCGACGCCACGTCGAGCAACGCCCGCTGCAACACGACCTGGCTCACGCCCACGCCGACTGGATCACCGCCGCGGCCGCCGCAGAGGCGCAGCGCCACCGCATGAGCGAGCTCGAAAAGCTCATCACCCGCGCCGAGAGAGACGGTCACCACGACCTCGCCCAGGCCTACCGGGAACGCCGCGGCGATCTTGCCGTCGACGCCGCCGACCTCGACGCAGGCGCGCGCCGGGCCGGCGCCGAACGTGACGCCGCAGCCGAACGGCTTCACGCCCTCGCAGGTGGGCCGCAGGGCGTCGTGACCGCCGAGGACATCGAAGCCCGCCGCACCATCGCCGTGCACGCCGACCTCGCCGCCCTCGCCGCCGCACGCGCCGACGCCGCCGAACTGGACAACCAGCTCTACCGCGCCGAAGCCCGCACCGCACGGACCTTCGCCGAACACCCCGAACGCGACCGAGAACTGACCCGGGCCGCAGCGATGATCACCGAGCGGGATCTGATGGTGTTGCGTGCTGAGGTGGATTTCGTGGAGGCAGCGGGGTCTCGGTCACCGGCCACGGTGTACCCACCCCCAGCCCACGGGTGGGAGGACCTCGACGACCCGACCCGCGCCGCGGTCGAAACCATCACCGCGAGCATGCAATCGGTGCACGTCCTCACCTTGGGACCCGACGCCGACAAGCACGCCGCCCTGAGCGCGATCCAGGCCGCCGCCACCGGCAAGGGCCGCAACGTGCTCGCGATGCCGGCCACCGACACCGCGACCGCCTTCGCCGACCACCACCCCTACGCCACCAAGGTCACCGACCCCGCCGCCACCCGCGACCGCCTCGAAACCGGCCGCTGGAGCATCCGAGCAGGCCAGCTCGTCGTCATCGACGACGCCGACCACCTCGACCCAGATCAGTTGCGCTACTTCACCGAACACGCTGCCCGCTCCAACACCAAGCTGCTACTGGTCTGCACCCCCACCGAGAGCCGCACCCCCGCCCACAGCCTCGTCGACGCCCTCGCCGACAACCTGCCCTGGGCCCAGCGCATCGGCACCCCCACCGTCGACCGCGCCACCGCCATCGACCGCGCCCGCACCCACCTCACCGACCACGAACCGGCCACCGCCCACGACCGCGACGCCGCCGAACTCCTGGCCCGCCGCGACACCCTGACCGCCACCCAACACGCCCAATTCAAACCCCGCCTACACACCCACGACCACAGCCGCGAACACGGCCTCGACCACGGCCTCGACCTGTGGAAGTCGTCGGAGCTACCCGCCAGCAGCACATGCGGGACTGTGGAAATAACGGTGTTTCCGGTACTGACACGCTGA
- a CDS encoding DUF4192 domain-containing protein, with amino-acid sequence MTLDLRSSTDVLAAVPALLGFAPTNSIVGIVIDDDGTQQSILVAARYDSDAPLHTAIKFVNALPLRGDDGIARSVLLIAIADAEHQALAGHHLDAISRQLHALGSAVFKRLHADQLDAGHSWTDVDTGEAGRTVDYRISDLALRFAVEEGRSILGARADIAAEFTPGDPAPEAEITADVVTHTILSLYAALNDPDGLTAQLAANTGHLITTSVTHRDALLVISATRLDTGGTLWTRIARQLRGIARIEALALAAACFYAGNDSVRAGLALDAAQTTAADNGLEDTNLVALLDTALQSGLPPAAIRQMLARLGDTPPTN; translated from the coding sequence ATGACCCTCGACCTGCGCTCCAGCACCGACGTCCTGGCCGCCGTCCCGGCCCTGCTCGGATTCGCCCCCACCAACAGCATCGTCGGAATCGTCATCGACGACGACGGCACCCAGCAGAGCATCCTCGTCGCCGCCCGCTACGACAGCGACGCGCCTCTGCACACCGCCATCAAGTTCGTCAACGCCCTGCCCTTGCGCGGCGACGACGGAATCGCCCGCAGCGTCCTGCTCATCGCCATCGCCGACGCCGAGCACCAGGCCCTCGCCGGACACCACCTCGACGCCATCAGCCGCCAGCTGCACGCGCTCGGCAGCGCGGTCTTCAAGCGGCTCCACGCCGACCAGCTCGACGCCGGCCACTCCTGGACCGATGTCGACACCGGAGAGGCAGGTCGCACCGTCGACTACCGAATCTCAGACCTGGCCCTGCGGTTCGCCGTCGAGGAGGGCCGTTCCATCCTGGGCGCCCGCGCCGACATCGCCGCCGAGTTCACCCCCGGCGACCCGGCACCGGAGGCCGAGATCACCGCCGACGTCGTGACCCACACCATCCTGAGCCTGTACGCAGCCCTCAACGACCCCGACGGACTCACCGCGCAGCTCGCCGCCAACACCGGCCACCTGATCACCACCAGCGTCACCCACCGCGACGCACTGCTAGTCATCAGCGCCACCCGCCTCGACACAGGAGGCACCCTCTGGACCCGGATCGCGCGCCAACTGCGTGGCATCGCTCGCATCGAGGCACTCGCGCTAGCCGCTGCCTGCTTCTACGCCGGCAACGACTCCGTCCGCGCCGGCCTCGCCCTCGACGCCGCCCAAACCACCGCCGCCGACAACGGACTCGAGGACACCAACCTCGTGGCCTTGCTCGACACCGCGCTGCAGAGCGGACTCCCGCCCGCAGCAATCCGCCAGATGCTGGCCCGCCTCGGCGACACCCCGCCCACCAACTGA
- a CDS encoding DUF7280 family protein codes for MTVSSQSEPAEALRAGGQGLKTLLRSPRPSVGIARTAPPFPCTPALTGAHRQTRTENTMTITTAIITANAMTSLDHPVDCLVDTLIEAQRLLGQINWNTITSNRARGTYRSPDGTPASVTVVDTQLSPDLLAEIQTWMARS; via the coding sequence GTGACCGTTTCGTCCCAATCTGAGCCCGCCGAAGCGCTTCGCGCCGGCGGGCAGGGGCTGAAAACCCTGCTCCGTTCACCACGGCCCTCTGTCGGGATTGCGCGCACCGCCCCGCCGTTCCCCTGCACCCCAGCGCTAACCGGCGCACATCGGCAGACCCGAACGGAGAACACCATGACCATCACCACCGCGATCATCACCGCCAACGCGATGACCAGCCTCGACCACCCCGTCGACTGCTTGGTCGACACCTTGATCGAAGCCCAACGACTCCTCGGTCAGATCAACTGGAACACCATCACCTCGAACCGAGCCCGCGGCACCTACCGCAGCCCCGACGGAACGCCCGCATCCGTCACCGTCGTCGACACCCAACTCAGCCCCGACCTGCTGGCCGAAATCCAGACGTGGATGGCGCGGTCCTGA
- a CDS encoding S1 family peptidase, giving the protein MTIRTAAALLAAGLSLLAAAPTAQATSLATISPGERIDYTADDGLGSFCTTGYVYTGTNDHSYAITAGHCHTEDGGRVITQTSGATGHFVATVVAPARTGGPDYGLIDFGLRVASRTATDTVAFAATASPLTPNVGDTVCRLGVSSGTHCGAVASTYDGDQFMTTGMPASVAGDSGGPVWITDDDGTAHIVGIWLGEKSSADNSRR; this is encoded by the coding sequence ATGACCATCCGAACCGCCGCCGCCCTACTCGCCGCCGGCCTCTCCCTACTCGCCGCCGCACCAACAGCCCAGGCCACGTCGTTGGCCACCATCAGCCCCGGTGAACGCATCGACTACACCGCCGATGACGGATTGGGATCGTTCTGCACCACCGGCTACGTCTACACCGGCACCAACGACCACTCCTACGCCATCACCGCCGGCCACTGCCACACCGAAGACGGCGGCCGCGTCATCACCCAAACCAGCGGCGCAACGGGGCATTTCGTCGCCACAGTCGTCGCCCCAGCGCGAACGGGTGGCCCCGACTACGGGCTCATCGACTTCGGTCTGCGCGTGGCCAGCAGAACAGCGACCGACACCGTGGCGTTCGCCGCCACCGCTTCCCCGCTCACGCCGAACGTCGGCGACACCGTCTGCCGCCTCGGAGTCTCTAGCGGAACCCACTGCGGCGCTGTGGCATCCACCTACGACGGCGACCAGTTCATGACCACCGGTATGCCGGCCAGCGTCGCCGGCGACTCCGGCGGACCGGTCTGGATCACCGACGACGACGGAACAGCCCACATCGTCGGCATCTGGCTCGGCGAGAAAAGCAGCGCCGACAACAGCCGCCGCTAA
- a CDS encoding redoxin NrdH, with the protein MNTITVYTKPACVQCNATYRALEKQGISYDVVDITEVPAARDYVMALGYLQAPVVVAGGEHWSGFRPDRIKALAAA; encoded by the coding sequence ATGAACACCATCACCGTTTACACGAAGCCAGCTTGCGTGCAGTGCAACGCCACATACAGGGCACTGGAAAAGCAGGGCATTTCCTACGACGTCGTCGACATCACCGAAGTGCCCGCGGCGCGCGACTACGTCATGGCCCTCGGTTATCTGCAGGCGCCGGTCGTCGTCGCCGGCGGCGAGCACTGGTCAGGTTTTCGGCCAGACCGGATCAAGGCGCTCGCCGCGGCCTGA
- a CDS encoding COG4705 family protein, producing MSETTRSAAVRSPRTMLSKVPEITVWFWVIKILCTTVGESFADWVNMTLGVGLMWTAAIFTVVLAAVLTCQLALQRYRPFVYWLTVVVLSVTGTLYTDILTDTLGVPLATSTAVFSAILAVVFGVWFLRERTLSIHSIVTMPRELFYWLAILVTFALGTAVGDWTLELTGWGPGISVLLPAGLIVAIFAGWRMGANAVLSFWLAYILTRPLGANLGDWLGFPKDQQGLGLGVAITSVIFLAAILATVVYLTVTRADVIEKSEPPRAENPGREKVMLGYFAVIAVAAGALLTWAHAQPHGAPPGAEGPAAITAIAPGQAAAKFPAADIATFRTLTQDMLTAVNNGDQPGALAGAKSLETAWDDAQPKLQAIDGDTWTALDGRIDAVLTAIRDANPVPATETQALNDLQAALK from the coding sequence ATGAGCGAGACGACGAGATCGGCGGCGGTCAGATCCCCGCGCACGATGCTGAGCAAGGTGCCCGAGATCACGGTGTGGTTCTGGGTCATCAAGATTCTGTGCACGACCGTGGGCGAGAGTTTCGCCGACTGGGTCAACATGACGCTCGGCGTCGGCCTGATGTGGACAGCAGCGATCTTCACCGTGGTGCTGGCCGCAGTGCTGACGTGCCAGTTGGCCCTACAGCGCTACCGGCCGTTCGTCTACTGGCTCACGGTCGTGGTGCTCAGCGTGACCGGGACGCTGTACACCGACATCCTCACCGACACCCTGGGCGTGCCGCTCGCCACCAGCACCGCAGTCTTCTCCGCGATCCTCGCCGTGGTGTTCGGCGTCTGGTTCCTCCGCGAGCGGACGCTGTCGATCCACAGCATCGTCACGATGCCTCGGGAGTTGTTCTACTGGCTCGCCATCCTGGTCACCTTCGCCCTCGGCACCGCCGTCGGTGACTGGACCCTGGAGCTGACCGGTTGGGGCCCCGGCATTTCGGTGCTGCTGCCCGCCGGTCTGATCGTGGCGATCTTCGCAGGGTGGAGGATGGGCGCCAACGCCGTCCTGTCGTTCTGGCTCGCCTACATCTTGACCCGGCCCCTGGGAGCCAACCTCGGCGACTGGCTCGGCTTCCCGAAGGACCAGCAGGGTCTGGGCCTGGGCGTCGCCATCACCAGTGTGATCTTCCTGGCCGCGATCCTGGCCACGGTCGTCTATTTGACCGTGACCCGCGCCGACGTCATCGAGAAGAGCGAACCGCCGCGCGCGGAAAATCCCGGGCGCGAGAAGGTCATGCTCGGCTACTTCGCCGTCATAGCCGTCGCCGCCGGCGCGTTGCTCACCTGGGCGCACGCGCAGCCGCATGGAGCTCCTCCCGGGGCCGAAGGCCCGGCCGCGATCACGGCCATCGCCCCCGGCCAAGCAGCCGCAAAGTTCCCGGCCGCCGACATCGCGACCTTCCGCACCCTGACCCAGGACATGCTCACCGCCGTGAACAACGGTGATCAGCCGGGGGCACTGGCCGGGGCCAAGAGTCTCGAAACCGCTTGGGACGACGCCCAACCAAAGCTTCAGGCCATCGACGGTGACACCTGGACTGCCCTCGACGGGCGCATCGACGCCGTGCTCACCGCGATCCGCGACGCGAACCCCGTTCCCGCAACCGAGACGCAGGCTCTCAACGACCTGCAGGCCGCGCTCAAATAG